The following are encoded together in the Oncorhynchus nerka isolate Pitt River linkage group LG23, Oner_Uvic_2.0, whole genome shotgun sequence genome:
- the LOC115106499 gene encoding inhibitor of nuclear factor kappa-B kinase subunit alpha-like, translating to MDKPPFRQNQNCGDWEFKERLGMGSFAHVYLYQNHDTSEKIAVKMCRLELIPRNKDRWSREIQIMKKLNNLNVVTARDVPEEMKHIALNDLPLLVMEYCSKGDLRKMLSKPENCCGLKESEVLSLLNDVGSGVQYLHENKIIHRDLKPENVVLQDVNGKLVHKIIDLGYAKDLDQGSLCTSFVGTLQYLAPELFENKPYTVTVDYWSFGTMIFECSCGFRPFLHNLQPIQWASKVRSKGPKDIMAVEELNGDVRFSTHLPYPNNLSRTLLERMEMLLQLMLKWDPVQRGGKTNADSKKPQCFEVLEQILCMKVVHILNMTTAQVHSFQLVPEESLHSLQRRIETETKIELVNQELLQETGVSLDPRKAAAQCVLDGVRGWDSYIIYLFDKSLTKYSGPFSARQLPDEVNAIVREAKSQLPLVVLKKVWGEAVSYICGLKDDYSRLFQGQRAAMLSLLRYNTNLTRCKNGMFAFSQQLKAKLDFFKSSIQYDLEKYSDQMHYGISSEKMLKAWQENEGKAAAYAQVAEVSHLDEEIMSLHSEIVELQRSPYARRQGDVMEQLEEKAIELYKQLKMKCRTPDPDVSSDSSEMVKAIIQTVQNQDKVLRDLYAHLSKILLSKQKIIDLFPRIEKTLENIKDADNTVMQMQVKRQREFWHLLKIACAQNSARNSIAASPELSNPLQVSQWAQSAQPISNPHPLTSLPGPNDSDAAPRLLQENQKYLSQLTSLMQEAADEQSKSIVEQDWSWTKYETLSTKLLKRNV from the exons ATGGATAAGCCTCCTTTCAGACAAAACCAAAACTGTGGAGACTGGGAATTCAAAGAGAGATTGGGCATGGGCAGTTTTGCCCATGTCTACCTGTATCAAAATCAT GATACATCAGAAAAAATAGCAGTGAAAATGTGTCGTCTGGAGTTAATACCAAGAAACAAAGACAGGTGGAGCAGAGAGATCCAGATCATGAAAAA GTTGAATAATCTCAATGTAGTGACAGCGCGAGACGTGCCAGAGGAGATGAAGCACATTGCCTTAAACGACCTTCCACTGCTGGTGATGGAGTACTGCTCCAAGGGAGACCTCAGAAAG ATGCTGAGCAAGCCAGAAAATTGCTGTGGCCTGAAAGAAAGTGAAGTGCTTTCCCTGCTTAATGACGTCG GTTCAGGCGTCCAGTATTTACATGAAAACAAGATCATACACAGAGATCTTAAACCAGAAAATGTAGTGCTGCAGGATGTCAACGGAAAG TTGGTTCACAAAATCATAGACTTGGGCTATGCCAAAGACTTGGACCAGGGGAGTCTGTGCACCTCTTTTGTGGGAACACTGCAGTACTTG GCACCTGAGCTATTTGAGAATAAACCTTACACTGTCACAGTGGACTACTGGAGTTTTGGCACAATGATATTTGAATGCAGCTGTGGATTCCGGCCGTTTCTGCACAATCTTCAGCCGATCCAATG GGCCAGCAAAGTGCGGAGCAAAGGTCCCAAAGACATCATGGCCGTGGAGGAATTGAATGGGGACGTCAGATTCTCCACACATCTACCATACCCCAACAATCTGAGCAG GACACTGCTGGAGCGCATGGAGATGCTGCTTCAACTGATGCTGAAATGGGATCCTGTCCAGAGGGGAGGCAAGACCAACGCTGACAGCAAGAAACCCCAGTGCTTTGAAGTGCTGGAACAAATATTATGCATGAAG GTTGTCCACATCCTAAACATGACCACAGCCCAGGTCCACTCCTTCCAACTGGTCCCAGAGGAGAGCCTCCATAGCCTGCAGCGCCGCATCGAGACTGAGACCAAGATTGAGCTGGTCAACCAGGAGCTTTTGCAGGAGACGGGGGTGtcgctggaccccaggaaggctGCAGCCCAGTGTGTCCTTGACGGGGTG CGAGGCTGGGACAGTTACATCATCTATTTGTTTGACAAGAGCCTCACCAAGTACTCTGGTCCCTTCAGTGCTAGACAGCTGCCTGATGAAGTCAACGCTATTG TACGGGAAGCTAAGTCCCAGCTTCCCTTGGTGGTGCTGAAGAAGGTGTGGGGCGAGGCGGTTAGTTACATCTGTGGACTGAAGGACGACTACAGCAGATTGTTCCAGGGCCAGAGGGCTGCCAT gctgAGCCTCCTACGCTACAACACCAACCTGACCCGGTGCAAGAACGGCATGTTTGCCTTCTCCCAGCAGCTGAAGGCCAAGCTGGACTTCTTCAAGAGCAGCATTCAATACGACCTGGAGAAGTACAGCGACCAGATGCATTATGGGATCT CGTCAGAGAAGATGCTGAAAGCGTGGCAGGAGAACGAGGGGAAAGCTGCTGCTTATGCACAG GTGGCAGAGGTGAGCCACCTGGACGAGGAAATCATGTCGTTACACTCGGAGATTGTGGAGTTGCAGCGGAGTCCCTACGCCCGTCGCCAAGGAGACGTCATGGAGCAGCT AGAGGAAAAGGCCATTGAACTCTACAAACAACTGAAGATGAAATGCAGAA CGCCTGACCCTGATGTGAGCAGCGACAGCTCCGAGATGGTTAAAGCCATCATCCAGACTGTCCAGAACCAAGACAAGGTCCTCCGAGACCTCTACGCACATCTCAG TAAGATCTTACTGAGCAAGCAGAAGATAATTGACCTGTTCCCACGGATTGAGAAGACGCTGGAGAACATCAAGGATGCCGACAACACTGTGATGCAGATGCAGgtcaagagacagagagagttctgGCACCTACTGAAGATtgcctgt GCTCAGAACTCTGCAAGGAACTCGATAGCAGCCAGCCCAGAGTTGTCCAACCCCCTGCAGGTGTCCCAGTGGGCCCAGTCTgcccagcccatcagcaaccctCACCCCCTGACCTCCCTACCAGGACCCAACGATAG TGATGCTGCCCCGCGTCTGCTTCAGGAGAACCAGAAGTACCTCAGTCAGCTGACCAGCCTGATGCAGGAAGCTGCTGACGAGCAGTCCAAAAGCATAGTG GAGCAAGATTGGAGCTGGACTAAATACGAAACATTGTCTACGAAACTGCTCAAACgaaatgtgtga